In Oncorhynchus nerka isolate Pitt River linkage group LG26, Oner_Uvic_2.0, whole genome shotgun sequence, one DNA window encodes the following:
- the LOC115122485 gene encoding eukaryotic translation initiation factor 3 subunit D-like — protein MAKFHAPEIQDNPSGWGPCAVPEKFKDMPYQPFSKGDRLGKVADWTGATYQDKRYTNKYSSQFGGGSQYAYFHEEDETSFQLVDTAKTQKTAYQRNRMRFAQRNLRRDKDRRNLTQFNMQTLPKSAKQKERDRMRLQKKFQKQFGVRQKWDQKSQLKPRDSSVEVRSDWEVKEEMDFPRLMKMRYMEVEDPTDIECCGALEYYDKAFDRVTTRNEKPLKSIKRIFHTVTTTDDPVIRKLAKTQGNVFATDAILATLMCCTRSVNSWDIIVQRVGNKLFFDKRDNSDFDLLTVSETANEPPQDEGNSFNSPRNLAMEATYINHNFSQQCLRMGGERHKFPNPNPFVEEDIDKSEVASVAYRYRRWKLGEDIDLIVRCEHDGVMTGANGEVSFINVKTLNEWDSRHCNGVDWRQKLDSQRGAVLATELKNNSYKLARWTCCAMLAGSEYLKLGYVSRYHAKDSARHVVLGTQQFQPTEFASQINLSMENAWGILRCVIDICRKLEEGKYLILKDPNKQVIRVYSLPDGTFSSDEDEEDEDDDEEDEEEEDEQEP, from the exons ATGGCGAAGTTCCATGCCCCTGAGATCCAGGACAATCCCTCTGGGTGGGGTCCCTGTGCTGTCCCTGAGAAGTTTAAGGACATGCCCTACCAGCCCTTTAGCAAAGGAGACCGTCTGGGAAAG GTGGCTGATTGGACAGGAGCAACCTACCAGGACAAGAGATACACAA ACAAGTATTCATCTCAGTTTGGGGGCGGTAGTCAGTATGCCTACTTCCATGAGGAGGACGAGACGAGCTTCCAGCTGGTGGACACTGCCAAGACGCAGAAGACTGCCTACCAGAGGAACCGCATGAGGTTTGCACAG AGGAATCTGCGCAGGGACAAGGACCGCAGGAACCTGACCCAGTTCAATATGCAGACCCTCCCGAAGAGTGCCAAGCAGAAGGAGCG GGATCGCATGCGCCTACAGAAAAagttccagaagcagtttggcgTCCGTCAGAAGTGGGACCAGAAATCCCAG TTGAAACCCCGGGACTCGTCGGTAGAGGTCCGGAGTGActgggaggtgaaggaggagatggACTTCCCCAGGCTGATGAAGATGAGATACATGGAGGTGGAAGACCCCACTGACAT TGAGTGCTGTGGTGCGTTGGAGTACTACGACAAGGCCTTCGACCGCGTCACCACTCGCAACGAGAAGCCTCTCAAGAGCATCAAGAGGATCTTTCACACAGTCACCACCACCGACGACCCTGTCATCCGCAAG TTGGCTAAGACCCAGGGCAATGTGTTTGCCACCGATGCCATCCTGGCCACCCTGATGTGCTGCACGCGCTCAGTCAACTCCTGGGACATCATTGTGCAGAGAGTGGGCAACAAGCTCTTCTTTGACAAGAGAGACAACTCTGACTTTG ATCTGTTGACGGTGAGTGAGACTGCCAACGAGCCACCACAGGATGAGGGCAACTCCTTCAACTCGCCCCGTAACCTGGCCATGGAGGCTACCTACATCAACCATAACTTCAGCCAGCAGTGTCTGCGCATG GGCGGGGAGAGGCACAAGTTTCCTAACCCCAACCCATTTGTAGAGGAGGACATAGACAAGAGTGAGGTGGCCTCTGTTGCCTACAG GTACCGCCGCTGGAAGCTGGGGGAGGACATTGACCTGATTGTACGCTGTGAGCACGATGGAGTGATGACCGGGGCCAACGGAGAGGTGTCCTTCATCAATGTCAAGACTCTCAACGAGTGGGACTCCCGG CACTGTAATGGAGTGGACTGGCGTCAGAAGCTGGATTCTCAGAGAGGAGCTGTTCTGGCCACTGAGCTAAAGAACAACAGCTACAAACTGGCCCGCTGGACCTGCTGTGCCATGCTGGCTGGCTCAGAGTACCTCAAGCTAGG GTACGTGTCTCGTTATCACGCGAAGGACTCTGCTCGCCATGTGGTCCTGGGCACCCAGCAGTTCCAGCCCACTGAGTTTGCCAGCCAGATCAACTTGAGCATGGAGAACGCCTGGGGCATCCTACGCTGCGTCATCGACATCTGCCGCAAGCTGGAGGAGGGCAAGTACCTCATCCTCAAGGACCCCAACAAG